The Apium graveolens cultivar Ventura chromosome 11, ASM990537v1, whole genome shotgun sequence genome has a window encoding:
- the LOC141698211 gene encoding P-loop NTPase domain-containing protein LPA1 homolog 1-like isoform X2, protein MDKEVMTKVLYIVVVDDVKKSEEVDGSFRYTRAVLQSTLQLMGCKARHAFKGSRLGITTVISTDSIRHMMRSFVDEKENPLLWASTYHAGEHLDQVAVAEAKARRKEKKSALPLTHSSNDILYGSMSENAVPKEGPSTTELLSSKQMAVEGFKAQSEMVIDSLDRLITGWEERKESVVVEGVHLSLNFVMGLMKKHPSIVPFMIYITNEGKHLERFAVRAKYMTLDPEKNKYVKYIRNIRTIQEYLCRRADKHLVPKINNTNVDKSVAAIHATVFSCLRRRESGEQLYDSTTNTVTVIDEEYRNQCVANSVSSKGMFQLIQRQGSNRHMMALLNTDGSVAKAWPVESVDGNGNPIAGHSTENGVGNPLYGPLQIGKAEPVNLQFGHFGISAWPCDIGGTSHAGSIDDSRGEGTENGSKYYSSCCSSPRFSDGNTKELMEEQSVDGSDEEIDDPPNVDSDEDLTDDEHKDNLDEIEGSVDEESTKSDEEYDDLALQDIDENTNWSGNDELHENTPAVFLANQSGHGHSNIRRDRYIKNLDTFLRTKSDTMSASARKNVSSIRNVKTKRRTRSISSTDKDGGSISEWSASFNSNAI, encoded by the exons ATGGACAAGGAGGTAATGACCAAGGTGCTGTATATAGTTGTGGTGGATGACGTGAAGAAGAGTGAGGAAGTCGATGGATCGTTTAGGTACACGCGAGCTGTTCTTCAGAGTACTTTACAACTTATGGGTTGTAAAGCTCGCCATGCTTTCAAG GGTAGTAGATTGGGCATTACGACTGTGATATCTACCGACTCAATTCGCCATATGATGAGGAGTTTTGTTGATGAAAAAGAGAATCCCTTGCTCTGGGCCTCTACCTATCATGCTGGGGAGCACTTAGATCAGGTAGCTGTTGCAGAAGCTAAGGCCAGaaggaaagaaaagaaatcaGCCTTACCTCTCACACATTCAAGTAATGATATATTATATGGTTCCATGAGTGAAAATGCAGTCCCAAAAGAAGGTCCTAGCACTACTGAATTATTAAGTTCCAAACAGATGGCTGTTGAAGGATTTAAGGCACAAAGTGAGATGGTCATTGATAGTCTTGATAGATTGATCACTGGCTGGGAAGAGAGGAAAGAATCAGTAGTTGTTGAGGGTGTTCATTTGAGCCTTAACTTTGTG ATGGGACTTATGAAAAAGCATCCGTCAATCGTACCATTCATGATATATATTACTAACGAAGGGAAACACTTGGAACGATTTGCAGTCCGTGCAAAGTACATGACACTTGATCCCGAAAAGAATAAGTACGTAAAATATATTCGAAACATCAGAACAATCCAAGAATATCTCTGCAGAAGGGCTGATAAGCATCTGGTACCAAAGATAAATAATACCAATGTTGACAAAAGTGTAGCAGCTATCCATGCAACCGTTTTCAGTTGCCTACGAAGGCGTGAGTCAGGGGAGCAGCTTTATGACTCCACCACAAACACTGTTACTGTTATTGACGAAGAGTACAGGAATCAATGTGTTGCAAACTCTGTTAGTTCCAAAGGAATGTTTCAGCTAATTCAGAGGCAAGGTTCTAACAGGCATATGATGGCTCTTCTAAACACTGATGGTTCTGTTGCAAAGGCTTGGCCTGTTGAATCGGTAGATGGTAACGGGAATCCAATTGCTGGTCATTCAACTGAGAATGGAGTTGGGAACCCTCTGTATGGGCCACTGCAGATTGGGAAGGCGGAACCTGTAAATCTGCAGTTTGGTCATTTCGGAATCAGTGCTTGGCCTTGTGATATTGGCGGTACAAGTCACGCCGGTAGCATTGACGACTCAAGGGGCGAAGGAACCGAAAATGGGAGTAAATATTACTCCTCTTGCTGTAGCTCACCAAGGTTCTCTGATGGAAACACCAAGGAG CTGATGGAAGAACAATCTGTGGATGGTAGTGATGAAGAGATTGATGACCCGCCTAACGTGGATAGCGATGAGGATCTTACAGATGATGAACATAAGGACAATCTGGATGAG ATTGAAGGATCAGTGGATGAGGAATCTACGAAATCGGATGAGGAGTACGACGATCTTGCCTTGCAGGATATTGACGAGAACACTAATTGGTCTGGCAATGATGAATTACATGAGAATACACCTGCGGTTTTCTTGGCCAACCAGTCAGGCCACGGGCATAGTAACATCCGTAGAGATAGATACATAAAAAATCTTGATACTTTCTTGAGAACAAAGAGTGATACAATGTCTGCGTCAGCACGGAAGAATGTATCATCAATTCGAAATGTCAAAACTAAAAGACGGACACGTAGTATCTCCTCAACCGATAAGGACGGGGGGAGTATTTCAGAATGGTCTGCTTCTTTTAACAGCAATGCAATCTAA
- the LOC141696093 gene encoding lipase-like PAD4 produces the protein MFCFVNCGLGLNLLNSLYTCLYVAILVSEFLHILEEIISYLEFSIMVNESEVIVGGGSSSGVTAGAIDWTTYSFSQAVELTGLLEKFNGGIGFSRWQKRMKLWLTIKGLWPVVEYEKPVVDQEKADTVKAFAKWAEKDGVARAAILAALTNTLFDVYSSDAYSAKLLWEKLYQTHNTDSQGLEKYSVARFLEFKLVDNKSMTEQVQEQHKSKQGHVMPTEHGTSKVNIATVGQKRKAFAKKANSNKPKSDKDKAKKPKANKPCWSCGQVGHWSKDCPTKKAKKTEVAQANVVLGTASGPVVNMVVGEATASETNVDRVIKLGPLACCISSSDNRIDINRPLIVTGRSLGGSVASLFTLWLLDTIYLKTSKTPLCLTFGSPLLGDNALQRAISERPTWISCFLHVISNQDQVPRFLARGHMPFGATLFISESGCACFEDPQSILELIEATSLAKLEGSQFIDYGSMLKRLKYKAIRQGKIEEADACDISDPVKCGITLQLLAIEAIKPENIDTSPLILSIKRNIERFRKGKKNNSDQTKKLNEVKVYMACMGWYKKQSKNQGGYYDCYKTAESKSKDQGQTKEDLVIYQKKLNKYWEKTVKDVDRMPKREGATSIRPRVLYAGTNYRRMVEPLDIAVYYREGNTDYINKGRSQHYKLLEEWEKSSSKPAERHKVSSTTEDSCFWAHVEEALIACRNLTEENDTSTEDKESWNQSLFRFEAYVMSLIRMHTLSPETFQEGSSFMKWWEKYKTLRGISYKSDLTGFMNNKKIQNDLLVLDEYKILS, from the exons atgttttgttttgttaactgtggtcttggcctaaacttgttaaattctttatacacttgcctctatgttgctatacttgttagtgagtttctccacattcttgaagagattattagttatttagaatttagcataatggttaacgaaagtgaggttatcgttggtggtggtagcagttcgggtgtaactgctggggccattgattggaccacctatagtttctcacaggctgttgaactaaccggtttactggagaaattcaacggtggcattggcttttctcgctggcagaaaaggatgaagctgtggttgactataaagggtctgtggccggttgtggaatatgagaaaccagtagtggatcaagagaaggctgacacagttaaggcttttgcgaagtgggctgagaaggatggagtggctagagcggccattcttgcggcactaacaaacactttgtttgatgtctattcttctgatgcctactctgcaaaactcttatgggagaagctgtaccagacacataatactgactcacaaggtctagaaaagtattctgtggcaaggttcctcgagttcaagctggtggacaataagtccatgactgagcaggtgcaagaacaacacaagtccaaacagggacatgtgatgccaactgaacacggtacctcgaaggtaaacatagcaactgtaggacaaaagaggaaggcttttgctaagaaagctaatagtaataaacctaagagtgacaaggacaaggccaagaaacccaaggcaaacaaaccatgctggtcttgtgggcaggttgggcactggagtaaggactgccctacgaagaaagcgaagaaaaccgaggtagcacaagcaaatgttgtgcttggaaccgcaagtgggcctgtagtgaacatggttgttggtgaggctacggcttctgaaaccaacgttgaccg CGTTATCAAACTAGGCCCTCTAGCTTGTTGCATCAGTTCTTCAGACAACAGG ATTGACATCAACCGTCCACTAATTGTCACTGGACGTTCTCTAGGAGGATCTGTAGCCTCTCTTTTTACCTTATGGCTACTTGACACAATTTATTTGAAGACATCCAAAACCCCCCTCTGTTTAACTTTTGGGTCACCCCTCCTTGGTGATAATGCCCTCCAACGAGCTATATCTGAGCGTCCAACATGGATTTCATGTTTTCTGCATGTAATTTCTAATCAGGATCAAGTTCCAAGATTCTTGGCAAGAGGACACATGCCATTCGGTGCAACTCTCTTCATTTCCGAGTCTGGATGTGCATGTTTTGAAGATCCCCAGTCAATTCTGGAACTAATTGAAGCAACAAGCTTAGCAAAGCTTGAGGGGTCACAATTCATTGATTATGGAAGTATGCTAAAGAGACTCAAGTATAAAGCCATCCGTCAAGGAAAAATAGAAGAGGCGGATGCATGTGATATCAGTGATCCGGTTAAATGTGGAATCACTTTGCAACTCCTAGCAATTGAAGCTATTAAG CCTGAGAACATTGATACGAGCCCTCTCATCCTAAGCATTAAAAGAAATATTGAGCGTTttcgaaagggaaagaaaaaCAATTCGGATCAGACAAAGAAGTTGAATGAGGTGAAGGTATACATGGCTTGCATGGGGTGGTACAAGAAGCAATCAAAAAATCAAGGAGGTTACTATGATTGTTACAAAACTGCAGAGTCCAAAAGTAAGGACcaaggtcaaacaaaagaagatCTTGTCATATACCAGAAAAAACTGAACAAATATTGGGAGAAGACGGTTAAAGATGTAGACCGAATGCCAAAAAGAGAAGGAGCAACAAGCATTCGTCCTCGCGTCTTGTATGCAGGGACGAACTATAGACGGATGGTTGAACCACTTGACATAGCAGTGTACTATAGAGAAGGAAATACAGATTACATAAATAAGGGAAGATCTCAACACTACAAGTTGTTGGAGGAATGGGAGAAAAGTAGTAGTAAGCCAGCTGAGAGACACAAGGTTTCAAGTACGACAGAGGATTCTTGCTTCTGGGCACATGTGGAGGAAGCTCTTATCGCCTGCAGGAACTTAACTGAAGAAAATGACACTAGCACAGAGGATAAGGAATCATGGAACCAAAGTTTATTCCGGTTTGAGGCTTATGTGATGAGTTTAATAAGAATGCATACACTGTCTCCTGAGACTTTTCAAGAAGGAAGCAGCTTCATGAAATGGTGGGAAAAATATAAAACATTGAGAGGAATTAGTTATAAATCTGATCTCACAGGTTTTATGAACAACAAGAAGATCCAAAATGACTTATTAGTACTTGATGAATACAAAATATTGTCTTAG
- the LOC141698211 gene encoding P-loop NTPase domain-containing protein LPA1 homolog 2-like isoform X1, with protein MDKEVMTKVLYIVVVDDVKKSEEVDGSFRYTRAVLQSTLQLMGCKARHAFKISQRVFELMKSECVGDASVSAGLLISGLDALKMCPLRENNCGTNQFSEKTSKGNHLVLEVDNKSKSQPFESYKKRTTIVVKRKTFLDVVCEALAEYKYVGPNQRADLVLACRIRERKESVTVLLCGTSGCGKSTLSALLGSRLGITTVISTDSIRHMMRSFVDEKENPLLWASTYHAGEHLDQVAVAEAKARRKEKKSALPLTHSSNDILYGSMSENAVPKEGPSTTELLSSKQMAVEGFKAQSEMVIDSLDRLITGWEERKESVVVEGVHLSLNFVMGLMKKHPSIVPFMIYITNEGKHLERFAVRAKYMTLDPEKNKYVKYIRNIRTIQEYLCRRADKHLVPKINNTNVDKSVAAIHATVFSCLRRRESGEQLYDSTTNTVTVIDEEYRNQCVANSVSSKGMFQLIQRQGSNRHMMALLNTDGSVAKAWPVESVDGNGNPIAGHSTENGVGNPLYGPLQIGKAEPVNLQFGHFGISAWPCDIGGTSHAGSIDDSRGEGTENGSKYYSSCCSSPRFSDGNTKELMEEQSVDGSDEEIDDPPNVDSDEDLTDDEHKDNLDEIEGSVDEESTKSDEEYDDLALQDIDENTNWSGNDELHENTPAVFLANQSGHGHSNIRRDRYIKNLDTFLRTKSDTMSASARKNVSSIRNVKTKRRTRSISSTDKDGGSISEWSASFNSNAI; from the exons ATGGACAAGGAGGTAATGACCAAGGTGCTGTATATAGTTGTGGTGGATGACGTGAAGAAGAGTGAGGAAGTCGATGGATCGTTTAGGTACACGCGAGCTGTTCTTCAGAGTACTTTACAACTTATGGGTTGTAAAGCTCGCCATGCTTTCAAG ATTAGCCAAAGGGTTTTTGAATTGATGAAGAGTGAATGTGTTGGAGATGCTTCCGTTTCTGCGGGTCTCCTGATATCAGGATTAGATGCCTTAAAGATGTGTCCTCTGAGAGAAAATAATTGTGGTACCAATCAATTCTCGGAGAAAACAAGTAAAGGAAATCATTTGGTGTTAGAGGTTGATAATAAAAGTAAGAGTCAGCCTTTCGAATCATACAAAAAGCGCACTACAATTGTTGTGAAAAGGAAAACTTTTCTAGATGTTGTATGTGAGGCTCTAGCTGAGTACAAGTATGTGGGTCCCAACCAGAGGGCGGATTTGGTTTTAGCATGCAG AATTCGGGAGAGGAAGGAATCTGTAACTGTGTTACTGTGCGGCACTAGTGGCTGTGGCAAATCTACTTTGTCTGCTCTATTG GGTAGTAGATTGGGCATTACGACTGTGATATCTACCGACTCAATTCGCCATATGATGAGGAGTTTTGTTGATGAAAAAGAGAATCCCTTGCTCTGGGCCTCTACCTATCATGCTGGGGAGCACTTAGATCAGGTAGCTGTTGCAGAAGCTAAGGCCAGaaggaaagaaaagaaatcaGCCTTACCTCTCACACATTCAAGTAATGATATATTATATGGTTCCATGAGTGAAAATGCAGTCCCAAAAGAAGGTCCTAGCACTACTGAATTATTAAGTTCCAAACAGATGGCTGTTGAAGGATTTAAGGCACAAAGTGAGATGGTCATTGATAGTCTTGATAGATTGATCACTGGCTGGGAAGAGAGGAAAGAATCAGTAGTTGTTGAGGGTGTTCATTTGAGCCTTAACTTTGTG ATGGGACTTATGAAAAAGCATCCGTCAATCGTACCATTCATGATATATATTACTAACGAAGGGAAACACTTGGAACGATTTGCAGTCCGTGCAAAGTACATGACACTTGATCCCGAAAAGAATAAGTACGTAAAATATATTCGAAACATCAGAACAATCCAAGAATATCTCTGCAGAAGGGCTGATAAGCATCTGGTACCAAAGATAAATAATACCAATGTTGACAAAAGTGTAGCAGCTATCCATGCAACCGTTTTCAGTTGCCTACGAAGGCGTGAGTCAGGGGAGCAGCTTTATGACTCCACCACAAACACTGTTACTGTTATTGACGAAGAGTACAGGAATCAATGTGTTGCAAACTCTGTTAGTTCCAAAGGAATGTTTCAGCTAATTCAGAGGCAAGGTTCTAACAGGCATATGATGGCTCTTCTAAACACTGATGGTTCTGTTGCAAAGGCTTGGCCTGTTGAATCGGTAGATGGTAACGGGAATCCAATTGCTGGTCATTCAACTGAGAATGGAGTTGGGAACCCTCTGTATGGGCCACTGCAGATTGGGAAGGCGGAACCTGTAAATCTGCAGTTTGGTCATTTCGGAATCAGTGCTTGGCCTTGTGATATTGGCGGTACAAGTCACGCCGGTAGCATTGACGACTCAAGGGGCGAAGGAACCGAAAATGGGAGTAAATATTACTCCTCTTGCTGTAGCTCACCAAGGTTCTCTGATGGAAACACCAAGGAG CTGATGGAAGAACAATCTGTGGATGGTAGTGATGAAGAGATTGATGACCCGCCTAACGTGGATAGCGATGAGGATCTTACAGATGATGAACATAAGGACAATCTGGATGAG ATTGAAGGATCAGTGGATGAGGAATCTACGAAATCGGATGAGGAGTACGACGATCTTGCCTTGCAGGATATTGACGAGAACACTAATTGGTCTGGCAATGATGAATTACATGAGAATACACCTGCGGTTTTCTTGGCCAACCAGTCAGGCCACGGGCATAGTAACATCCGTAGAGATAGATACATAAAAAATCTTGATACTTTCTTGAGAACAAAGAGTGATACAATGTCTGCGTCAGCACGGAAGAATGTATCATCAATTCGAAATGTCAAAACTAAAAGACGGACACGTAGTATCTCCTCAACCGATAAGGACGGGGGGAGTATTTCAGAATGGTCTGCTTCTTTTAACAGCAATGCAATCTAA